One part of the Phragmites australis chromosome 3, lpPhrAust1.1, whole genome shotgun sequence genome encodes these proteins:
- the LOC133913216 gene encoding DEAD-box ATP-dependent RNA helicase 16, which yields MPRVKPAPVMEEEAEEARQEVVGAGGAGGILDDGATDGAEGSPDDGAAGGKKVKEEEEEEEKDVTFDELGLDEQLKRALRKKGMTNATPIQREAIPLILEGKDVIAKAKTGSGKTFSYLLPLLHELLKLSSEGRIRKPAPNAFILVPTRELCQQVFNVASSLLEFCTSKLKVVQVTASMSDKDITVALSGPPNILVSTPACVAACISKGIIRGSSIKESLSMMILDEADLLLSYRCEDDLKALIPHIPRSCQTIMMSATSSSDVEKLTKLLLHNPFILTLTEVGRAKDDVIPRNVQQFWISCSAKDKMLHILALLKLELIQKKVLIFVNSIDMAFRLRLFLEKFGIRSAVLNAELPQNSRLHIIEAFNARLFDYLIATDDNKPKEEKQINKENKKESRVSRKHLQQTLDAEFGVVRGIDFNNVFTVVNFDMPPNPAGYVHRVGRTGRANKTGASISLVSPEENSTFEEIVHLLQDVEKKDTNCISPFPLLTKDAVESLRYRAQDVARGVTSRDIQEARRQDIKNEILNSEKLKSHFEENPRDLDLLKHDKLLSNKAIPAHLRDVPEYLIDPKTKEASNVVKLNRAAMGIDKPQRRRRQVFKGGSGKSRDPLKTFSAEGKSRRRGRKDKEGGEPDRRKRKVES from the exons ATGCCCCGCGTTAAGCCTGCCCCtgtgatggaggaggaggcggaggaggcaaGGCAGGAAGTTGTGGGCGCCGGTGGGGCGGGCGGAATCCTGGACGATGGAGCCACTGACGGGGCGGAAGGCAGCCCGGACGATGGAGCCGCCGGCGGGAagaaggtgaaggaggaggaagaggaggaagagaaggatgTGACCTTCGATGAGCTGGGCCTGGACGAGCAGCTGAAGAGGGCTTTGAGGAAGAAGGGCATGACCAACGCCACCCCTATCCAGCGGGAGGCCATCCCGCTCATACTG GAAGGAAAGGATGTAATCGCAAAGGCCAAGACTGGCTCTGGAAAGACCTTTTCCTACCTTCTACCACTGCTGCACGAGCTATTGAAGTTGTCCTCGGAAGGGCGTATTCGAAAACCTGCACCAAATGCCTTCATCCTGGTGCCAACTCGAGAGTTATGTCAGCAG GTTTTTAATGTGGCATCATCTCTCCTTGAGTTCTGCACATCCAAATTGAAGGTTGTGCAAGTGACTGCGAGCATGTCGGATAAGGATATT ACTGTTGCATTGTCTGGACCCCCTAATATTCTTGTGTCAACTCCAGCTTGCGTTGCAGCATGCATATCAAAGGGCATTATCCGTGGATCATCTATTAAAGAGTCACTTTCAATGATGATTCTCGATGAG GCTGACCTCCTTCTATCCTATCGCTGTGAAGATGACTTGAAAGCTCTCATCCCACATATCCCAAGAAGCTGTCAAACCATTATGATGTCTGCAACTTCAAG CTCTGATGTCGAGAAATTGACGAAGCTACTTCTGCACAACCCATTTATTCTAACTCTTACAGAGGTTGGTCGTGCAAAGGATGATGTGATTCCTAGAAATGTTCAACAGTTCTGG ATCTCATGTAGTGCTAAGGATAAAATGCTTCATATCCTTGCACTCTTAAAGTTAGAGCTTATTCAGAAGAAAGTTCTTATATTTGTCAACTCCATTGATATGGCATTCAGATTGCGACTGTTCCTTGAAAAG TTTGGAATAAGATCTGCGGTGTTGAATGCAGAGTTGCCACAAAATTCTCGACTACATATTATTGAG GCATTCAATGCTAGGCTATTTGATTATCTGATAGCAACGGATGACAATAAACCAAAGGAGGAGAAGCAAATCAATAAGGAAAACAAGAAAGAGTCAAGGGTATCACGCAAACATTTGCAGCAGACTCTAGATGCCGAATTTGGAGTTGTCAGAGGAATTGACTTCAACAATGTATTCACA GTAGTTAATTTTGACATGCCTCCAAATCCTGCTGGCTATGTTCACAGAGTAGGACGAACAGGGAGAGCAAATAAGACTGGTGCATCCATATCGCTT GTTTCGCCAGAGGAGAATAGTACTTTTGAAGAGATTGTGCATCTGTTGCAAGATGTTGAAAAGAAAGATACGAACTGCATTTCACCTTTCCCATTACTTACAAAAGATGCCGTTGAGTCTCTGCGATATAGGGCTCAG GATGTTGCGAGGGGTGTGACAAGCCGTGATATACAGGAAGCACGTCGCCAGGACATAAAGAACGAAATTCTCAATTCCGAGAA GTTGAAGTCTCATTTTGAAGAGAACCCGAGAGACCTTG atttgcTCAAACACGACAAACTACTAAGCAACAAAGCAATTCCTGCACATCTGCGTGATGTCCCTGAGTACCTAATTGATCCCAAAACCAAAGAAGCCAGTAATGTTGTCAAACTTAACAGGGCTGCTATGGGTATTGACAAGCCCCAAAGGCGGAGAAGACAGGTATTCAAGGGGGGATCAGGCAAAAGTAGAGATCCACTTAAGACTTTCTCTGCTGAG GGAAAATCACGGAGACGAGGGAGGAAAGATAAAGAGGGTGGTGAACCAGATAGAAGAAAGAGGAAGGTGGAAAGCTAA